Proteins from a genomic interval of Schistocerca nitens isolate TAMUIC-IGC-003100 unplaced genomic scaffold, iqSchNite1.1 HiC_scaffold_468, whole genome shotgun sequence:
- the LOC126232349 gene encoding trichohyalin-like, with protein MAARKRLRGNGCAGTAAREQVRGNRCAGTGAREQLRRNSCAGTGAQEQVRRNRCAGTGAQEQVRRNRCAGTAAQEQLRRNRCAGTAVQEQLRRNSCAGTAAQEQLRRNSCAETAAQKQPRRNSLAETAAQNQPRRNSRAGTAAQEQPRRNSCTGTAAQEQLRRNSCAGTAAQEQLRRNSCAGTAAQKQRRRNSGAETLYSLRLQERTSMFNVFWAVEHVKLNPEQLRRSGCAEAAAQKRLRRSGCAEAAAQKRLRRNGCAEAAAQKRLRTSGCAQAAAHKRLRRSGSAEAAAQKRLRRSGCAEAAAQKRLRRSGCAEAAAQKRLRRSACAEAAAQKRLRRSGCAETAAQKRLRRNGCAAAAAQKRLRRSGCAEAAAQKRLRRSGCAEAAAQKQLRRCSCAETAAQKQLRRNSCAETAAQKRLRRSGCAEAAAQKRLRRCSCAETAAQKQLRRNSCAETTAQKRLRRSGCAEAAAQKRLRRSGCAEAAAQKRLRGSGCAEAAARKRLRGNGCAETAARKRLRGSGCAEAAARKRLRGSGCAEAAAQKRLRRSGCAEAAAQKRLRRSGCAETAAQKRLRRNGCAETAAQKRLRRNGCAEAAAQKRLRRSSCAEAAAQKQLRRSSCAEAAAQKQLRRSSCAEAAALKQLRRSSCAETAAQKQLRRNSCAGTAAQEQLRRNSCAGTAAQEQLRRNSCAGTAAQEQLRRNSCAGTAAQEQLRRNSCAGTAAQKQLRRNSCAGTAAQEQLRRNSCAETAAQKLLRRNCCAETAAQKQLRRNSCAGTAAQEQLRRNSCAGTAAQKQLRRNSCAGTAAQKQLRRNSCAETASQKQLRRNSCAETTAQKQLRRNSCAETAAQKQLRRNSCAGTAAQEQLRRNSCAETAAQKQLRRNSCAETAAQKQLRRNSCAETAAQEQLRRNSCAGTAAQERLRRNGCAETAAQKRQRRNGCAETAAQKRLRRSSCAEAAAQKQLRRSSCAEAAAQKQLRGSSCAEAAAQKQLRRSSCAETAAQKQLRRNSCAGTAAQEQLRRNSCAGTAAQEQLRRNSCAGTAAQEQLRRNSCAETAAQEQLRRNSCAGTAAQEQLRRNSCAGTAAQEQLRRNSCAETAAQKQLRRNSCAGTAAQEQLRRNSCAETAAQKLLRRNSCAETAAQEQLRRNSCAGTAAQEQLRRNSCAGTAAQKQLRRNSCAETAAQEQLRRNNCAETTAQKQLRRNSCAETAAQKQLRRSGCAEAAAQKRLRRSGCAEAAAQKRLRRSGCAEAAARKRLRGNGCAEAAAQKRLRRSGCAEAAAQKRLRRNGCAETAAQKRLRRNGCAETYAQKRLRRNGCAETAAQKRLRRNGCAETAAQKRLRRNGCAETAAQKRLRRNGCAETAAQKRLRRNGCAETAAQKQLRRNSCAETAAQKQLRRNSCAEAAAQKQLRRNSCAETAAQKQLRRNRAQKQLRRNSCAETAAQIQLRRYSCADTAAQIQLRRNSCADTAAQKELRRNSCAETAAQKQLRRNSCTETAAQEQLRRNSCAETAAQEQLRRNSCAETGAQKQLRRNSCAGTAAQEQLRRNSCAGTAAQKQLRRNSCAGTAAQEQLRSNSCAETAAQKQLRRNSCRNSCAETAAQKQRRRNSGAETLYSLRLQERTSMFNVFWAVEHKRLRRNGCAGTAAHKRLRRSGCAEAAAQKRLRRSGCAEAVAQKRLRRSGCAEAAAQKRLRRSGCAEAAAHKRLRRSGCAEAAAQKRLRSSGCAKRLRRNGCAEAAAQKRLRRSGCAEAAAQKRLRRSGCAEAAAQKRLRRSGCAEAAAQKRLRRNGCAETAAQKRLRRNVCADTAAQERLRRNGCAGTAAQERLRRNGCAGTAAQERLRWNGFAGTAAQKRLRRSGCAEAAAQKRLRRSGCAEAAAQKRLRRSGCAEAAAQKRLRRSGCAETAAQKRLRRNGCAGTAAQKRLRRNGCAETAAQKRLRRNGCAETTAQKQLRRSSCAEAAAQNQLRRSSCAEAAAQKQLRRSSCAETAAQKQLRRYSCADTAAQIQLRRNGCAETAAEKRLRRNGCAETYAQKRLRRNGCAETAAQKRLRRNGCAETAAQKRLRRNGCAETAAQKRLRRNGCAETAAQKRLRRNSCAETAAQKQLRRNSCAETAAQKQLRRNSCAEAAAQKQLRRNSCAETAAQKQCAETAAQKQLRRNSCAETAAQIQLRRYSCAETAAQKQLRRYSCADTAAQKQLRRNSCAETAAQKQLRRNSCAGTAAQKQLRRNSCAETAAQEQLRRNSCAETAAQEQLRRNSYAGTAAQEQLRRNSCTGTAAQEQLRRNSCAGTAAQEQLRRNSCAETAAQKQRRRNTL; from the exons atggctgcgcggaaacggctgcgcgggaacggctgcgcgggaacggctgcgcgggaacaggtgcgcgggaacaggtgcgcgggaacaggtgcgcgggaacagctgcgcaggaacagctgcgcaggaacaggtgcgcaggaacaggtgcgcaggaacaggtgcgcaggtacaggtgcgcaggaacaggttcgcaggaacaggtgcgcaggaacagctgcgcaggaacagctgcgcaggaacaggtgcgcaggaacagctgtgcaggaacagctgcgcaggaacagctgcgcaggaacagctgcgcaggaacagctgcgcagaaacagctgcgcagaaacagccgcgcagaaacagcctcgcagaaacagcctcgcagaaacagccgcgcagaatcagccgcgcagaaacagccgcgcaggaacagccgcgcaggaacagccgcgcaggaacagctgcacaggaacagctgcgcaggaacagctgcgcaggaacagctgcgcaggaacagctgcgcaggaacagctgcgcaggaacagctgcgcaggaacagctgcgcagaaacagcggcgcagaaacagcggcgcagaaacactctatagcctccggttacaggagcgtacctccatgttcaatgttttttgggcagttgaacatgtaaagttgaatccc gaacagctgcgcagaagcggctgcgcagaagcggctgcgcagaagcggctgcgcagaagcggctgcgcagaagcggctgcgcagaagcggctgcgcagaaacggctgcgcagaagcggctgcgcagaagcggctgcgcacaagcggctgcgcacaagcggctgcgcacaagcggctgcgcagaagcggcagcgcagaagcggctgcgcagaagcggctgcgcagaagcggctgcgcagaagcggctgcgcagaagcggctgcgcagaagcggctgcgcagaagcggctgcgcagaagcggctgcgcagaagcgcctgcgcagaagcggctgcgcagaagcggctgcgcagaagcggctgcgcagaaacggctgcgcagaaacggctgcgcagaaacggctgcgcagcagcggctgcgcagaagcggctgcgcagaagcggctgcgcagaagcggctgcgcagaagcggctgcgcagaagcggctgcgcagaagcggctgcgcagaaacagctgcgcagatgcagctgcgcagaaacagctgcgcagaaacagctgcgcagaaacagctgcgcagaaacggctgcgcagaagcggctgcgcagaagcggctgcgcagaagcggctgcgcagaagcggctgcgcagatgcagctgcgcagaaacagctgcgcagaaacagctgcgcagaaacagctgcgcagaaacaactgcgcagaagcggctgcgcagaagcggctgcgcagaagcggctgcgcagaagcggctgcgcagaagcggctgcgcagaagcggctgcgcagaagcggctgcgcggaagcggctgcgcggaagcggctgcgcggaaacggctgcgcggaaacggctgcgcggaaacggctgcgcggaagcggctgcgcggaagcggctgcgcggaagcggctgcgcggaagcggctgcgcggaagcggctgcgcagaagcggctgcgcagaagcggctgcgcagaagcggctgcgcagaagcggctgcgcagaagcggctgcgcagaagcggctgcgcagaaacggctgcgcagaaacggctgcgcagaaacggctgcgcagaaacggctgcgcagaaacggctgcgcagaaacggctgcgcagaagcggctgcgcagaagcggctgcgcagaagcagctgcgcagaagcagctgcgcagaagcagctgcgcagaagcagctgcgcagaagcagctgcgcagaagcagctgcgcagaagcagctgcgcagaagcagctgcgctgaagcagctgcgcagaagcagctgcgcagaaacagctgcgcagaaacagctgcgcaggaacagctgcgcaggaacagctgcgcaggaacagctgcgcaggaacagctgcgcaggaacagctgcgcaggaacagctgcgcaggaacagctgcgcaggaacagctgcgcaggaacagctgcgcaggaacagctgcgcaggaacagctgcgcaggaacagctgcgcaggaacagctgcgcaggaacagctgcgcagaaacagctgcgcaggaacagctgcgcaggaacagctgcgcaggaacagctgcgcaggaacagctgcgcagaaactgctgcgcagaaactgctgcgcagaaactgctgcgcagaaactgctgcgcagaaacagctgcgcaggaacagctgcgcaggaacagctgcgcaggaacagctgcgcaggaacagctgcgcaggaacagctgcgcagaaacaactgcgcagaaacagctgcgcaggaacagctgcgcagaaacagctgcgcagaaacagctgcgcagaaacagcttcgcagaaacagctgcgcagaaacagctgcgcagaaacaactgcgcagaaacagctgcgcaggaacagctgcgcagaaacagctgcgcagaaacagctgcgcagaaacagctgcgcaggaacagctgcgcaggaacagctgcgcagaaacagctgcgcagaaacagctgcgcagaaacagctgcgcagaaacagctgcgcagaaacagctgcgcagaaacagctgcgcagaaacagctgcgcagaaacagctgcgcaggaacagctgcgcagaaacagctgcgcaggaacggctgcgcaggaacggctgcgcagaaacggctgcgcagaaacggctgcgcagaaacggcagcgcagaaacggctgcgcagaaacggctgcgcagaaacggctgcgcagaagcagctgcgcagaagcagctgcgcagaagcagctgcgcagaagcagctgcgcagaagcagctgcgcagaagcagctgcgcggaagcagctgcgcagaagcagctgcgcagaagcagctgcgcagaagcagctgcgcagaaacagctgcgcagaaacagctgcgcaggaacagctgcgcaggaacagctgcgcaggaacagctgcgcaggaacagctgcgcaggaacagctgcgcaggaacagctgcgcaggaacagctgcgcaggaacagctgcgcaggaacagctgcgcaggaacagctgcgcagaaacagctgcgcaggaacagctgcgcagaaacagctgcgctggaacagctgcgcaggaacagctgcgcaggaacagctgcgcaggaacagctgcgcaggaacagctgcgcaggaacagctgcgcagaaacagctgcgcagaaacagctgcgcaggaacagctgcgcaggaacagctgcgcaggaacagctgcgcaggaacagctgcgcagaaactgctgcgcagaaactgctgcgcagaaacagctgcgcagaaacagctgcgcaggaacagctgcgcaggaacagctgcgcaggaacagctgcgcaggaacagctgcgcagaaacagctgcgcaggaacagctgcgcagaaacagctgcgcaggaacagctgcgcagaaacagctgcgcaggaacagctgcgcagaaacaactgcgcagaaacaactgcgcagaaacagctgcgcaggaacagctgcgcagaaacagctgcgcagaaacagctgcgcagaagcggctgcgcagaagcggctgcgcagaagcggctgcgcagaagcggctgcgcagaagcggctgcgcagaagcggctgcgcagaagcggctgcgcggaagcggctgcgcggaagcggctgcgcggaaacggctgcgcagaagcggctgcgcagaagcggctgcgcagaagcggctgcgcagaagcggctgcgcagaaacggctgcgcagaaacggctgcgcagaaacggctgcgcagaaacggctgcgcagaaacggctgcgcagaaacgtatgcgcagaaacggctgcgcagaaacggctgcgcagaaacggctgcgcagaaacggctgcgcagaaacggctgcgcagaaacagctgcgcagaaacggctgcgcagaaacggctgcgcagaaacggctgcgcagaaacggctgcgcagaaacggctgcgcagaaacggctgcgcagaaacggctgcgcagaaacggctgcgcagaaacagctgcgcagaaacagctgcgcagaaacagctgcgcagaaacagctgcgcagaaacagctgcgcagaaacagctgcgcagaagcagctgcgcagaagcagctgcgcagaaacagctgcgcagaaacagctgcgcagaaacagctgcgcagaaacagggcgcagaaacagctgcgcagaaacagctgcgcagaaacagctgcgcagatacagctgcgcagatacagctgcgcagatacagctgcgcagatacagctgcgcagaaacagctgcgcagatacagctgcgcagaaagagctgcgcagaaacagctgcgcagaaacagctgcgcagaaacagctgcgcagaaacagctgcacagaaacagctgcgcaggaacagctgcgcagaaacagctgcgcagaaacagctgcgcaggaacagctgcgcaggaacagctgcgcagaaacaggtgcgcagaaacagctgcgcagaaacagctgcgcaggaacagctgcgcaggaacagctgcgcaggaacagctgcgcaggaacagctgcgcagaaacagctgcgcaggaacagctgcgcaggaacagctgcgcaggaacagctgcgcagcaacagctgcgcagaaacagctgcgcagaaacagctgcgcagaaacagctgcagaaacagctgcgcagaaacagcggcgcagaaacagcggcgcagaaacagcggcgcagaaacactctatagcctccggttacaggagcgtacctccatgttcaatgttttttgggcagttgaacat aaacggctgcgcaggaacggctgcgcaggaacagctgcgcataagcggctgcgcagaagcggctgcgcagaagcggctgcgcagaagcggctgcgcagaagcggctgcgcagaagcggttgcgcagaagcggctgcgcagaagcggctgcgcagaagcggctgcgcagaagcggctgcgcagaagcggctgcgcagaagcggctgcgcacaagcggctgcgcagaagcggctgcgcagaagcggctgcgcagaagcggctgcgcagtagcggctgcgca aaacggctgcgcagaaacggctgcgcagaagcggctgcgcagaagcggctgcgcagaagcggctgcgcagaagcggctgcgcagaagcggctgcgcagaagcggctgcgcagaagcggctgcgcagaagcggctgcgcagaagcggctgcgcagaagcggctgcgcagaaacggctgcgcagaaacggctgcgcagaaacggctgcgcagaaacggctgcgcagaaacgtctgcgcagatacggctgcgcaggaacggctgcgcaggaacggctgcgcaggaacggctgcgcaggaacggctgcgcaggaacggctgcgcaggaacggctgcgcaggaacggctgcgctggaacggcttcgcaggaacggctgcgcagaagcggctgcgcagaagcggctgcgcagaagcggctgcgcagaagcggctgcgcagaagcggctgcgcagaagcggctgcgcagaagcggctgcgcagaagcggctgcgcagaagcggctgcgcagaagcggctgcgcagaagcggctgcgcagaaacggctgcgcagaaacggctgcgcagaaacggctgcgcaggaacggctgcgcagaaacggctgcgcagaaacggctgcgcagaaacggctgcgcagaaacggctgcgcagaaacggctgcgcagaaacgactgcgcagaaacagctgcgcagaagcagctgcgcagaagcagctgcgcagaatcagctgcgcagaagcagctgcgcagaagcagctgcgcagaagcagctgcgcagaagcagctgcgcagaaacagctgcgcagaaacagctgcgcagatacagctgcgcagatacagctgcgcagatacagctgcgcagaaacggctgcgcagaaacggctgcggagaaacggctgcgcagaaacggctgcgcagaaacgtatgcgcagaaacggctgcgcagaaacggctgcgcagaaacggctgcgcagaaacggctgcgcagaaacggctgcgcagaaacggctgcgcagaaacggctgcgcagaaacggctgcgcagaaacggctgcgcagaaacggctgcgcagaaacggctgcgcagaaacggctgcgcagaaacggctgcgcagaaacagctgcgcagaaacagctgcgcagaaacagctgcgcagaaacagctgcgcagaaacagctgcgcagaagcagctgcgcagaaacagctgcgctgaagcagctgcgcagaaacagctgcgcagaaacagctgcgcagaaacagctgcgcagaaacagtgcgcagaaacagctgcgcagaaacagctgcgcagaaacagctgcgcagaaacagctgcgcagatacagctgcgcagatacagctgcgcagaaacagctgcgcagaaacagctgcgcagatacagctgcgcagatacagctgcgcagaaacagctgcgcagaaacagctgcgcagaaacagctgcgcagaaacagctgcgcagaaacagctgcgcaggaacagctgcacagaaacagctgcgcagaaacagctgcgcagaaacagctgcgcaggaacagctgcgcaggaacagctgcgcagaaacagctgcgcaggaacagctgcgcaggaacagctacgcaggaacagctgcgcaggaacagctgcgcaggaacagctgcacaggaacagctgcgcaggaacagctgcgcaggaacagctgcgcaggaacagctgcgcaggaacagctgcgcagaaacagctgcgcagaaacagcggcgcagaaacagcggcgcagaaacactctatag